In Archocentrus centrarchus isolate MPI-CPG fArcCen1 chromosome 1, fArcCen1, whole genome shotgun sequence, the following proteins share a genomic window:
- the LOC115789031 gene encoding uncharacterized protein LOC115789031 yields MKSGLLIMVAVAVLLPSSAEGRIVSRCEVRDDLKKMLGKVDDKTLATVICEVERRSRLNTSLVTVFGKPIPATSKPPGITGPSPTRLNKLTPEAHTAKPTSTNSTSTKLTNDSAATSWPAKPDHKETEHGNSTEHKGKVSSGEKPSFYSLYGLFQLSDRQFCDSGLYSSKNECKISCTSFTNDDITDDTACVIKTGYWKVIEKEASASCRRAVNFFKGCK; encoded by the exons ATGAAGTCTGGGTTGCTGATCATGGTGGCTGTGGCAGTTCTGCTGCCCAGCTCTGCTGAGGGCCGGATTGTCTCCAGATGTGAGGTCAGAGATGATCTCAAGAAGATGCTGGGGAAAGTGGACGACAAAACCTTGGCAACAG TTATCTGTGAAGTGGAAAGGAGATCTCGTCTGAACACCTCCTTGGTGACGGTGTTTGGTAAGCCGATCCCTGCCACATCCAAGCCACCAGGGATCACAGGCCCCTCCCCAACAAGACTCAACAAATTGACCCCTGAAGCCCACACCGCCAAACCGACAAGCACCAATTCAACAAGCACTAAACTGACCAATGATTCTGCTGCTACTTCCTGGCCTGCCAAGCCGGATCATAAGGAGACGGAGCATGGTAACAGCACAGAACATAAGGGTAAAGTAAGCAGCGGGGAGAAGCCTTCGTTCTACAGCCTTTATGGGCTCTTCCAGCTGTCTGACAGGCAGTTCTGTGATTCGGGGCTTTACTCGTCCAAAAATGAGTGCAAAATCTCCTGCACAT CCTTCACTAATGATGACATAACTGATGACACTGCTTGTGTTATCAAGACCGGGTACTGGAA GGTGATTGAGAAGGAAGCCTCTGCCTCGTGCCGTCGTGCAGTGAATTTCTTCAAAGGATGTAAATAA